One genomic segment of Brassica napus cultivar Da-Ae chromosome A3, Da-Ae, whole genome shotgun sequence includes these proteins:
- the LOC106443326 gene encoding WD repeat-containing protein 25-like translates to MDLLRNSYANDSDDEPEPVTDNRLTSKTATPSLPSKRPYPEPEERQYKPIRKPNPPYSSYSDPQTSSSTIPITFPGRYVSKRERSLLASLSTAPPTQIQKPSVNSPTVLGSISDSQVPRHVLSKGSSFRTGMPSRMSVSLTGHTKAVTSIDWSTSHVHLLASAGLDGAVYVWNVWSSGEKKVRSFLHHNGPVKDVKWSKQGLSLLSCGYDCTSRLFDVEKGVETQAFKEDQVVGVVKFHPDNANLFLSGGLKGSLRLWDIRSNKVVHEYVKDLGPILDVEFMPGGKRFVSSSDVSGRNISENAVIVWDVSREVPLSNQVYAEAYTCPCIKHHPRDSVFIAQSHGNYTAIFSANPPFKLNKYKRYEGHWVAGFPIKCNFSPDGETLVSGSSDGFIYVFGYKSTELIKKLKAYEHPCVDVAYHPVLPNVIACCSWDGQVSVFE, encoded by the exons ATGGATCTCTTACGCAACTCATACGCCAATGACTCCGACGACGAACCTGAACCGGTTACCGATAACCGGTTAACATCTAAAACCGCCACACCGTCTCTTCCTTCAAAGCGCCCATACCCCGAACCGGAGGAGCGACAGTACAAACCAATACGTAAACCGAATCCACCATACAGTTCTTACTCCGATCCTCAAACCAGCTCCTCAACAATCCCGATCACATTCCCAGGTCGGTACGTTTCCAAGAGAGAGCGTTCCCTTCTAGCCTCTCTTTCAACTGCTCCTCCTACTCAAATTCAGAAACCCTCCGTTAACTCTCCTACTG TTCTCGGGAGCATCTCTGATTCACAAGTGCCTCGTCATGTTCTATCGAAAGGATCCTCTTTTCGAACCGGTATGCCGAGTAGAATGTCGGTTTCGTTAACCGGTCATACAAAGGCTGTAACTTCTATTGATTGGTCAACAAGTCATG TTCACCTTCTTGCTTCAGCGGGGCTAGATGGTGCTGTCTACGTCTGGAATGTGTGGAGCAGCGGTGAGAAGAAAGTACGTTCCTTTCTCCATCACAATGGCCCGGTCAAAGATGTGAAGTGGTCCAAGCAAGGACTCTCTCTACTTTCGTGTGGATATGACTGCACGTCGAGGCTGTTTGATGTTGAGAAAGGGGTGGAGACGCAAGCTTTCAAGGAGGATCAGGTTGTCGGAGTTGTTAAGTTCCATCCAGACAATGCCAACCTGTTTCTTTCGGGAGGGCTCAAGGGCAGTCTTAGGTTATGGGACATTAGGAGTAACAAAGTTGTGCATGAGTACGTTAAAGATCTTGGTCCGATTCTTGACGTTGAGTTTATGCCTGGTGGGAAGCGGTTCGTCTCTTCGAGTGACGTTTCAGGCAGGAATATAAGCGAGAATGCTGTTATAGTTTGGGATGTTTCGAGAGAGGTTCCTCTATCTAACCAGGTCTATGCAGAAGCGTACACATGCCCTTGCATCAAACACCACCCGCGAGACTCAGTCTTCATCGCCCAATCGCACGGGAACTACACAGCGATCTTCTCGGCAAACCCGCCTTTCAAGCTCAACAAATACAAGAGGTACGAAGGTCACTGGGTCGCAGGTTTCCCAATCAAATGCAACTTCAGCCCTGATGGAGAAACCTTGGTCTCTGGCTCATCTGATGGTTTTATATACGTATTCGGATACAAATCCACTGAGCTCATTAAGAAGCTCAAGGCTTATGAACATCCCTGCGTGGATGTTGCATACCACCCTGTACTGCCTAACGTGATCGCGTGTTGTAGCTGGGACGGACAGGTCTCTGTTTTTGAGTAA
- the BNAANNG41220D gene encoding uncharacterized protein BNAANNG41220D — MKFLLELVVPCFGSQQFHHSAATVDDSISGETQSLMKQRRRRKRVRVAGQPGQEWRPSLSVISEHKPAITEKSEEERKSPRKSEVSGGDSSYRSGGSHVRFSSDGLGSNDFEPVIPTFSPTPFMF, encoded by the exons ATGAAATTCTTACTGGAGCTCGTCGTGCCTTGCTTTGGTTCGCAGCAGTTCCACCACTCCGCCGCAACCGTGGATGATTCCATTTCAGGCGAAACGCAGTCGCTAATGAAACAGCGAAGGCGGCGGAAACGCGTCAGAGTTGCGGGCCAACCGGGACAAGAGTGGAGACCGTCCCTCAGTGTGATCTCCGAGCACAAGCCGGCGATAACTGAGAAATCGGAAGAAGAGAGGAAATCCCCTCGGAAAAGTGAAGTCAGCGGCGGAGACTCCTCGTACCGATCCGGTGGTAGTCATGTTCGTTTCAGCAGTGACGGTTTGGG GAGTAATGATTTTGAACCAGTAATTCCGACATTCTCACCGACCCCGTTTATGTTTTGA
- the LOC106437251 gene encoding NAD(P)H dehydrogenase (quinone) FQR1: protein MATKVYIVYYSMYGHVEKLAEEIRKGAASVEGVEAKLWQVPETLPEEVLSKMSAPPKSESPIITPNELTEADGFVFGFPTRFGMMAAQFKAFLDATGGLWRTQSLAGKPAGIFYSTGSQGGGQETTALTAITQLVHHGMVFVPIGYTFGAGMFEMENVKGGSPYGAGTFAGDGSRQPTELELQQAFHQGKYIATITKKLKGSTTA, encoded by the exons ATGGCCACCAAAGTGTATATCGT GTACTACTCAATGTATGGTCATGTTGAGAAATTGGCTGAAGAAATAAGGAAAGGAGCTGCTTCTGTTGAAGGCGTTGAAGCTAAACTATGGCAG GTACCAGAGACACTCCCAGAAGAAGTACTCTCTAAGATGAGCGCACCACCAAAGAGTGAATCACCAATCATCACCCCCAACGAGCTAACCGAAGCTGATGGCTTTGTCTTTGGATTCCCGACGAGGTTCGGTATGATGGCTGCTCAGTTCAAGGCTTTCTTGGACGCTACCGGTGGACTCTGGAGGACTCAGTCGCTCGCTGGTAAACCAGCTGGTATCTTCTATAGCACTGGCTCTCAAGGTGGTGGCCAGGAAACCACCGC ATTGACGGCGATAACTCAGCTGGTTCACCATGGGATGGTGTTTGTGCCCATTGGTTACACCTTCGGTGCTGGAATGTTCGAGATGGAGAATGTGAAAGGAGGTAGCCCCTATGGAGCTGGAACATTTGCAGGAGACGGTTCAAGGCAGCCAACGGAGCTGGAGTTGCAGCAAGCGTTTCACCAAGGCAAATACATTGCAACCATCACCAAGAAGCTCAAGGGATCTACCACTGCTTAG
- the LOC106437266 gene encoding organelle RRM domain-containing protein 2, mitochondrial — protein MAMAMRLSAIARAATEMAAAPVGLRRLFCSNATNFSFLSPQANSETPARPQADPSTNLFVSGLSKRTTSEGLRTAFAQFGEVADAKVVTDRVSGYSKGFGFVRYATLEDSAKGIAGMDGKFLDGWVIFAEYARPREPYRPQNNMPPSPYGNRY, from the exons ATGGCGATGGCTATGAGACTTTCTGCGATAGCGAGAGCGGCTACGGAAATGGCTGCGGCTCCGGTTGGATTGAGACGTCTCTTCTGCTCGAACGCTACAAACTTTTCATTCCTCTCTCCACAGGCTAATTCCGAAACTCCGGCTCGTCCTCAGGCGGATCCCAGCACCAATCTCTTCGTCTCCG ggcTTAGTAAGCGCACCACTTCTGAAGGTCTTAGGACAGCTTTTGCTCAGTTTGGAGAAGTTGCTGATG CCAAGGTTGTCACAGACAGAGTCTCGGGATATTCAAAAGGGTTTGGATTTGTTCGATATGCCACCTTAGAAGATTCTGCCAAAGGCATAGCTGGAATGGATGGCAAG TTTCTTGACGGGTGGGTCATATTTGCAGAGTATGCAAGACCAAGAGAACCATATCGACCTCAGAACAACATGCCTCCTTCTCCATATGGTAACCGCTACTGA
- the LOC106437258 gene encoding indole-3-acetic acid-amido synthetase GH3.6-like: MPEAPELAVSEVSDQILEEKNKNKLQFIEEVTSNADEVQRQVLEEILSRNADVEYLKRHGLQGRTDRETFKHVMPVVTYEDIQPDINRIANGDKSQILCSSPISEFLTSSGTSGGERKLMPTIEEELDRRSLLYSLLMPVMSQFVPGLDKGKGMYFLFIKSESKTPGGLPARPVLTSYYKSSHFKNRPYDPYTNYTSPNQTILCPDSYQSMYSQMLCGLCQHNEVLRVGAVFASGFIRAIKFLEKHWPQLVHDIRTGTLNSEITDLSVREAVEEILKPDPRLADFIETECRKTSWQGIITRLWPNTKYVDVIVTGTMSQYIPTLDYYSNGLPLVCTMYASSECYFGVNLRPVCKPSEVSYTLIPTMAYFEFLPVHRNSGVTSSISLPKALTEKEQQELVDLVDVKLGQEYELVVTTYAGLYRYRVGDVLRVAGFKNNAPQFSFICRKNVVLSIDSDKTDEVELQNAVKNAVTHLVPFDASLSEYTSYADTSSIPGHYVLFWELCLNGGTPVPPSVLEDCCLTIEESLNSVYRQGRVSDKSIGPLEIKVVESGTFDKLMDYAISLGASINQYKTPRCVKFAPIIELLNSRVVKTYFSPKCPKWIPGHKQWGSN; encoded by the exons atgcctgAGGCACCAGAGCTTGCAGTTTCGGAGGTTTCTGATCAGATTCTCGAAgagaagaacaaaaacaaactcCAATTCATCGAGGAAGTGACCTCAAACGCAGACGAGGTCCAGAGACAGGTTCTTGAGGAGATCCTTTCACGCAATGCTGACGTTGAGTACCTCAAACGACACGGCCTCCAAGGACGAACCGACCGCGAGACTTTCAAACACGTCATGCCTGTCGTAACCTACGAAGATATTCAGCCTGATATCAACAGAATCGCTAATGGAGACAAATCCCAAATCCTCTGTTCAAGCCCCATCTCCGAGTTCCTCACCAG TTCTGGAACATCTGGTGGAGAGAGGAAGCTGATGCCAACAATAGAAGAGGAGCTAGATAGAAGATCACTTCTCTACAGTCTCTTGATGCCTGTGATGAGCCAGTTTGTTCCTGGTCTTGACAAAGGCAAAGGAATGTACTTTCTCTTCATCAAATCCGAATCCAAGACGCCAGGTGGTCTCCCTGCTCGTCCTGTCTTAACCAGTTACTACAAATCTTCCCACTTCAAAAACAGACCTTATGACCCTTACACCAACTACACAAGCCCAAACCAAACCATCCTTTGCCCTGACTCTTACCAGAGTATGTACTCTCAAATGCTCTGTGGTTTATGCCAACACAATGAGGTTCTTCGTGTTGGCGCTGTCTTTGCCTCTGGTTTCATCAGAGCTATCAAGTTTCTTGAGAAACATTGGCCTCAGCTAGTCCATGATATTAGAACCGGTACACTTAACTCGGAGATAACCGATCTTTCGGTTCGCGAGGCGGTCGAGGAGATTCTTAAACCGGATCCAAGGCTTGCGGATTTCATCGAAACCGAATGCAGGAAGACCTCTTGGCAAGGGATCATCACTAGGCTTTGGCCAAACACAAAGTATGTGGATGTGATTGTGACTGGGACAATGTCACAGTACATTCCAACTTTGGATTATTACAGCAATGGTTTGCCTCTTGTTTGCACAATGTATGCTTCTTCCGAGTGTTACTTTGGTGTGAATCTCAGGCCGGTTTGCAAACCAAGCGAGGTCTCTTACACTCTCATACCGACTATGGCCTATTTCGAGTTCTTGCCGGTTCATAGGAATAGTGGAGTCACTAGTTCCATCAGTCTTCCAAAGGCACTCACTGAGAAAGAACAGCAAGAGCTTGTTGATCTCGTTGATGTCAAGCTTGGTCAGGAGTATGAGCTTGTGGTCACCACCTATGCCg GATTGTATAGATACAGAGTTGGTGATGTCCTAAGAGTGGctggtttcaagaacaatgcACCTCAGTTCAGCTTCATATGCCGCAAGAACGTGGTCCTAAGCATTGATTCTGACAAAACCGACGAGGTCGAACTTCAGAACGCAGTTAAGAACGCGGTAACACACCTTGTTCCGTTCGATGCTTCACTCTCCGAGTACACTAGCTATGCAGACACATCATCTATCCCAGGCCACTATGTCTTGTTCTGGGAGCTTTGTTTGAACGGTGGCACGCCGGTTCCTCCCTCGGTCTTGGAGGATTGTTGTTTAACTATAGAGGAATCACTTAACAGTGTCTATAGACAAGGAAGGGTCAGTGATAAGTCCATTGGACCGTTGGAGATCAAGGTAGTCGAGTCAGGGACCTTCGATAAGCTCATGGATTATGCGATAAGCCTAGGGGCATCGATCAATCAGTACAAGACACCGAGGTGTGTGAAGTTTGCACCGATCATTGAGCTTTTGAATTCTAGGGTTGTTAAGACTTACTTCAGCCCCAAGTGTCCAAAATGGATCCCTGGTCACAAGCAATGGGGAAGTAACTAA
- the LOC106437242 gene encoding universal stress protein PHOS32-like, producing MDPDSDHPHLPTIKIHHPPSPRHSPHHHHHHSSSTPSSAATPTPTAGARRKIGVAIDLSCESAFAVRWAVDHYIRPGDAVVLLHVSPTSVLYGADWGPLPLKAPQDPPSLQPSQEDFDAFTSSKVADLAKPLKESGFPYKIHIVKDHDMRERLCLEIERLGLSAVIMGSRGFGAEKKKKGSDGRLGSVSDYCVHHCVCPVVVVRFPDDHRDGPVSGPVVTVKAGVGDDGDEDGVAPHHHEHIKDE from the exons ATGGATCCAGATTCCGACCACCCTCACCTCCCCACAATCAAAATCCACCACCCTCCTTCCCCTCGCCACTccccccaccaccaccaccaccactcctCCTCCACCCCCTCCTCCGCCGCCACCCCAACTCCCACCGCCGGCGCCCGCCGCAAAATCGGCGTCGCCATCGACCTCTCCTGCGAAAGCGCCTTCGCCGTCCGCTGGGCCGTGGACCACTACATCCGCCCCGGAGACGCCGTCGTCCTCCTCCACGTCTCCCCGACCTCCGTCCTCTACGGCGCCGACTGGGGACCTCTCCCTCTCAAAGCCCCGCAAGATCCTCCCTCCCTTCAGCCTAGCCAGGAGGACTTCGACGCCTTCACTTCCTCCAAGGTCGCGGATCTGGCCAAGCCCTTGAAGGAGAGCGGGTTTCCTTATAAGATCCATATAGTGAAGGATCACGATATGAGGGAGAGGCTGTGTTTAGAGATCGAGAGGCTGGGGCTTAGCGCTGTGATAATGGGGAGTAGAGGGTTTGGtgctgagaagaagaagaaggggagTGATGGGAGGTTGGGGTCTGTTAGTGATTATTGTGTTCATCACTGTGTTTGtcctgttgttgttgttagatTCCCTGATGATCATCGTGATGGGCCTGTGTCTGGGCCTGTTGTTACTGTTAAGGCTGGTGTTGGGGATGATGGTGATGAAGATGGTGTTGCTCCTCATCATCACGAGCACATCAAAG ATGAGTAA
- the LOC106441621 gene encoding serine/threonine-protein kinase ZRK1-like, producing MSLYYIQKFNNFFNYSWSIFSTTPTCRSSFIVSFGLKEASICLLILYSLIFSFLHYWRMRPWRRKKVSEQREWFLKNGSTFLQELIADSNGISNPIRFFSSDQILKATDRFHPNCFISRHRFFTWYKGVIEDRPYAIKKFTDSWFSEESEREVYNDIVLSARVSNHSSFLKLLGCSLEFPLPVIVFEYPENGVLNEQGACEDGTLLPWNVRLKIAKEVAVAVTYLHTAFPRIIIHRDIKPTNVFLDKNWNAKLTDFTFSVSLPVGKSWIKDKVVGTFGYIDPVYFSRGLVTEYTDVFSFGIFMLALLLGRAAVFAGSNGYHCNILDYVKDLQERGEPLEFVGGVNDMMPGQMNMFLDLALRCCQGRSEDRPKMILVAKEIKIIEKGSHDCSEDDQI from the coding sequence ATGTCACTGTATTATATTCAAAAGTTTAACAATTTTTTCAACTACTCGTGGTCCATTTTTTCAACTACTCCGACATGCCGCTCGTCATTCATTGTGTCTTTCGGCCTAAAAGAAGCTTCCATTTGTTTGTTAATCCTCTATTcgttaatattttcatttttacattATTGGAGGATGAGACCCTGGAGAAGAAAGAAGGTGAGTGAGCAGAGGGAGTGGTTCTTGAAAAACGGCAGCACTTTCCTACAAGAACTCATCGCAGATTCCAACGGTATTTCAAACCCGATCCGGTTCTTCTCTTCGGATCAAATCCTCAAGGCCACGGATCGATTCCATCCAAACTGCTTTATCTCTCGTCACAGATTCTTCACCTGGTACAAGGGCGTCATCGAAGACCGACCTTACGCCATCAAGAAATTCACAGACTCATGGTTTTCAGAAGAGAGTGAGCGAGAGGTTTACAACGACATCGTTTTATCTGCTCGGGTAAGCAACCATAGTAGCTTTCTCAAACTTTTAGGATGCTCTCTCGAGTTTCCACTTCCGGTTATTGTATTCGAATACCCAGAGAATGGAGTTTTGAACGAGCAAGGAGCTTGCGAGGACGGCACGTTATTGCCTTGGAATGTTAGACTGAAGATTGCCAAGGAGGTGGCGGTTGCAGTGACTTATCTCCACACGGCTTTCCCTAGGATTATTATTCACAGAGATATCAAGCCGACTAATGTTTTCTTGGATAAGAACTGGAATGCTAAGCTGACTGATTTCACGTTTTCGGTATCACTCCCTGTGGGGAAGTCCTGGATTAAGGATAAAGTGGTGGGAACTTTCGGTTACATAGATCCGGTTTACTTCTCCAGGGGTTTAGTGACAGAGTACACAGATGTGTTCAGTTTTGGAATCTTTATGTTGGCTCTTTTGTTGGGAAGAGCGGCTGTTTTTGCTGGATCAAATGGGTATCATTGTAATATTCTTGATTATGTGAAGGATCTGCAGGAGAGAGGAGAACCTCTTGAATTCGTGGGTGGTGTGAACGATATGATGCCTGGTCAGATGAATATGTTTCTCGATTTGGCACTGAGATGCTGCCAGGGGAGGAGTGAAGACAGGCCAAAGATGATTTTGGTGGCAAAAGAGATTAAGATAATAGAAAAAGGATCCCATGATTGTTCTGAGGATGATCAAatttaa